A stretch of DNA from Streptomyces sp. NBC_01197:
AGACGAGAGCCGGCCCATCCGGGTGGCGGGAGTTGCGTACCGCCACCTCTCCCCCGGGCAGCCTGGCGAACTCCACACACGAGCCCTGCGAATTGCTCCGTTCGCTCTTCTGCCAGATGACACCGTGAAGCGCTGTTGACGCCATGCCGTTGTACGCGTGGTGCACAGGTCGCTCCCGGATAGTGCAGAAGTACGGAGTACCGGAGTACGTAAGTACGGAATTGCAGGTCTCAACTGTCCAGAATCATAGCTGTGTTCACTTGCAGATGCATGAGCAGATGCACGTGCACGCGGGGTGGTCGGTCCACTACAGCTTTGCCGGTGAAACGTTCTTCATGCACTGGGACGCGCGCTCCCCCGATCCGGCTCCCTGGTAGCTTGGCGCGTTCCGTCATCCATACCAGGGGGAGAAGAAGTGCACAGGTTCGTACGTATCACCGGCATCGCTGCCACCGGGCTCGCGGCGGCACTCGTGATGAGCGGGTGTTCCAGCAGTGACAGCAAGAGCTCCGACGCATCGAAGGACCAGGGCAAGGGCTCGAACACCGCCGCCCCCGCGTCCAGTGGCGGCAGCGGCGCCGACGGGGCGGGCGCGAAGGCCGCCGACATCGAGGGCAGCTGGCTCGCCATGACCGGCGGCAAGTCCACCGCGCTGGTGATCCAGGGCAAGCAGGCCGCCATCGCGGGGCAGCACGTCTGCACCGGAACGGTCGCGCCCATGGGCAAGCCGATGCTGGCCCTCAAGTGCCCCGACGGCAACAACGACCGCACCATGGGGTCGATCGAGTCCGCCGACGGCAAGACCATGACGGTGTCGTGGGAGGCCGGGATCAAGGACACCTTCAAGAAGACCGACGGTGCGAAGCTCCCGGACGGGCTGAAGATGCCCAAGTAACAGAGTTCGTAGGGTTCGTAGGGTTCGTAGGGTTCCTGCGGTTCCTAGGGCTCCCCGGGCCTCTCGGGTGAGGGCCTCCCAGATGACTCAGGCCCGGTTCGCGAGGTCTGGTCCGATCCGGACCTGGGCCGGGTCGCCTCCTGGTCCAGGGCCGCGGTGAGTTCGTCGAGGGCGTCGAGCAGCAGTCCCACCCCGCTGCGTACGACCTCGTCGGGAACGCCTTCGCCGTCCCACACCGCGAGGTTCTCGCGCACCTCGTCCCAGTGCGGCACGCGCCGCTGCCGGATGTCCTTGGCGCCCCGCTCGACCGCGTGGAGCAGCGCGTCCGCGACGTCGCGCGCCGCCGGTACGGGGGTGGTGGAGCGGCTGGGCAGATGTGCCTCCATCAGCATGGCGGCCCGGCCCAGTTGCGCCATCGCCTGCTCCGCGTCGGCGGCTGCCGACCTGGACAGGCCGCGGTGGCGCACCGGTTCGTGGGTGGCCCGCTCCAGGGCCTCCTGCCACGCGATCCTGGCGGTGCGCGCGGCCAGCACCGCCTCCCGGACATCGGTCCTGCGGGCGCCGGCCGGATCGGCGTACTGCGCGACGACCGCCGCCGCGTAACGGCCGTCGGCGAGCAGCCAGTCGGCGAGCCGGTTGCGCAGCCTGGGCGTCTCCCAGGCCGGATAGACGGCGTACGCGATCATGGCGAGCAGCCCGCCGATCAGGGTGAGCAGCACCCGGTCCCGGACGGTCTGGCCGACGCCGAGTCCGCTCATGCCGAGGAGGAAGACCACGTAGGCGGAGATGCAGGCCGAACTGGCGGCGTACCCCGTGCGCATCAGGAGGAACATCAGCCCCGCGCAGACCACCGCGAGCGCCCCGGACGGGTACGGCCCGGGATGCGCCAGCTGGACAACCGTGGTGGCGACCGACACTCCGACGAGTGTGCCGCCGAAGCGTGCGACGGCGCGGCCGTACGTCTGGGCGAAGGCCGGACGCATCACCATCACGGAGGCCAGCGGCACCCAGTAGCCGTGCCCGAACGGCAGGACGAAGCCGATGAGATAGCCCACCGCGGCGACCACCGCGGTGCGGATGGCGTGGCGCAGGACCGGTGAGTCATGGCTGTGCAGTTCCTTGCGCATGGTCCGCACCACGACCGGGGCCATCCGCACCAGCGTTGGCCGTAGCAGCGGCTCGGTGTCGGTCGTGGTGCCCTCGCCCTGCGCCGTCTCGACGACGTCGCGGAGCAGGGCCGCGAGCCGGGCGGCGGCGCGGCGGGCGGGGCCCGTGAGCACGTCGGCGTTGTCGGGGGCCTCCAGTACGGAGAGGGCCGGGGCGGAGATGACCACCGGTTCGCCGTGCCGGACGGCGTGGGCCGCGGTGTCCAGTACGGAAGCGGCGGCGGCCAGCAGTTCCCGTACCCGTTGGCGCTCGGGTCCGTCCGCCGCGGCGCCGACGGCCGGGTCGGCGAGGGAGGCGAGCACGGGCCTGATCCGCTCGGCGAGGCCCCGGGTGCCGTGCAGTTCGGCGGGGCGCCTGCGGGCCTGCCGCCGGGTGACGGCGGCGGCGCTGCGGGCCCTCACGAACGGCTCCGGGTCGAAGGGGGCCACCGGATCGTGGCGCAGCCTGCGGGCGTAGTCGGCCTCGGCGGCCAGCGCGTCGGCGAGGGCGTCGCGCTGGGCTCCCCACCGGCGGATGGGGAAGAGGACGATGAGGCCGGCCTGGATGACCGCACCGCAGGCGATGATCGCGGCGTGACCGGCGGCGGCCGGCACGGAGGTGGGGAGGGTGACGGTCACCAGCATCATCGCGACGTTGGACGCGGCGATGATGCCCGCGGTGGGCCCGACGGCCCAGGCCAGCCCCGCCACGAACGCCCAGAGCGCGATCAGCGTCGTGAACAGGGCGGTGTGCACACCGGAGAGGTAGCCGAGGAAGGTCGACACGGCCAGCGTCCCGCCCGAGAGCAGGGCCAGCACCGGCCGGGCGCGCCAGCTGCGCTGGAAACTGGCGATGGCGGCCTGGTACGCGCCGAAGGCGGAGCTGGCCGCAACGGCGGGGCCGAAGATGGCGAGGCTGAGCAGGACGACCAGGGCGAGGCCGGCGGCGCCGCGTAAGGCGATGAGCGGTTCCAGGCGCCGCCGTTCGATCGTCAGCCCGGAGCGGGCGGTCGCGTACAGGGCCCGGAGCCAGGTCATGGGTCTGAGAGTAGCGGGATAGTGGATTAGCGGGGCATATCGGACGCATGGGAGTACTGGGGGCTGGGTGCGACTGGGGTGTTGGGTGCGGGCGGGGTGCCGGGCGCGGCTGGGGTGTTGGACGCGGTGGGCGGCGCGCCCGCTTCCGGACTCGGCGGGCCCGGGGCGGGCCCCGCCGTCAGGCCCCGCCGTCAGGCCCCGCCGTCAGGCCACCACCGTCGGACCCCCACCCTCAGACCCCGGGCCCCAGCCGGGCCTTCGGCCCCTCCGACCCCTCCGGCCCCAGCCCCGCCGCGTCCGCCGCCGCCGTGCCGTCCAGCCAGCCCGCCTCGTCCGTGCCGCCCCGCACCCGGCTCACGGTCGTCTCGGGGAACATCCGGTCCGCCTCGGACACCACCGCCACGTCCCGCTCCGCGAGCACCGGCAGCAGCGAGCCCGCGGCCTCCGCAGCCACCTCGTCCGCGGTGCGGGCGAGCCGGAGGCCGAGCCTGCTGGCGTACGCCGTCAGGAACGACTGCCGGAACGTCTTTGTCCGCTTGCGCCCGCCCGCCCGCTGCGCCGCCTCGGCGCGGGTCATCGCGGCCATCCCCTGGACCAGGAGTGAGGTGTGGAGCAGCTCGACGACCTCCAGGTCGGGCTCGAAGCCGACGACTGTGGAGAAGCCGAACGCGCTGTTCCAGACCGCGCGGCAGCGGTTCGCGGTGGCGACCGCGTCGAGCAGGACCGCCTTGGCCGTCTCGTACGGAGGGTCGACGCCGATACGGCAGGCAGCCGGGGTGTCCGTACGGTGTCCCTCGGCCGCGAGCCGCGCCTCGTCGATGCTGTGCCGGGCCATCAGCTCCTGCGCCTTGCCGCTGAGCGCCTCGGCCTCCGCCGCGTAGTCGGTCGCCTCGGCCTTGGCGAGCAGCGCGCGGATCCGGCCGAGCGCGCGCGGCTCGGCGTGGTGGTGGGGCGGCAGGAGCGAATCGGTGCCCGGCGCCGGGCCCACCGGTTCGATGGCCGGGAGGCGCAGGAGCAGCCGGTACAGCTCCAGGAGGGCGGTCGCGTACGAGAACCGGTCGGCTTCCCAGGGCGGTGCGGCCAGTTCGTCCAGCTGGGTCTGCCAGCGCGGCGGCAGCCGCTTGTACGCCCGTACCTCCGCCGTGATCAGCGTCGCGAGGAGCCGGACGTGACGGTCGGCCAGATCACGCCGGACGAGCCGTACGACGTCGGCGGGCTGCCACCCCCGCTGCCAGACCCTGCGCAGGAACTCCTCGCCACGCCGGCTCAGCTCCGCGTCGGCCGCCGGGTCGGCGGCGAGCAGCGAGGCTCCGGTGTCCAGGCCCGCGTCGCCCTCGCTGTAGAGGGCCGCGGCGAAAGCCCGGTCGGTCACCGATTCCATACGTCGCCCATCCGCCCAGCCTCCGTGCACCCAGTACCTATGGGCCCAGTATCTATGGGCCCGGTCTCCATCTCCGGGCCCGGTCTCCCAGTGCCCGGAGCAGGTCCGGACGCCCAGGGCAGGCCCGGCTTGCAAACCCCTTTGCCCACAGGCTGTGGACAAAGGGGTTTGCAAGCGGGGCCCGGCCGGCGGCTCCGGCCGATTGTCAGTGGTGGCTGCCACACTCGATCACATGGCCGAAAGGTGGGCTCTGGCGACGGCGGAGGGCGGCGGGGCACACCTCGCGCCACTCGGCGGCGATGGGCTGCCCGCCGGTGACGTGGTCTTCGAGCCGGACCTGGTCGAGGCGGTGCGGGCCCGGCCGGATGTCGGGCGGTGGGTGTGGCGCTCGACCGCCGAGATCTACCCGCGGCTGCTCGCCGCCGGGGTGCGGGTCGAGCGGTGTTACGACATCGAGGACGCGGAGCTGCTACTGCTCGGCCACGACGGGCGGTACGGCGAGCCGCGCTCGGCCGCGGCGGCCTGGGCGCGGCTGCACCGGGCGCCCGTGCCGCCTGATCCGCGTCCCCGGTC
This window harbors:
- a CDS encoding DUF2786 domain-containing protein, producing MESVTDRAFAAALYSEGDAGLDTGASLLAADPAADAELSRRGEEFLRRVWQRGWQPADVVRLVRRDLADRHVRLLATLITAEVRAYKRLPPRWQTQLDELAAPPWEADRFSYATALLELYRLLLRLPAIEPVGPAPGTDSLLPPHHHAEPRALGRIRALLAKAEATDYAAEAEALSGKAQELMARHSIDEARLAAEGHRTDTPAACRIGVDPPYETAKAVLLDAVATANRCRAVWNSAFGFSTVVGFEPDLEVVELLHTSLLVQGMAAMTRAEAAQRAGGRKRTKTFRQSFLTAYASRLGLRLARTADEVAAEAAGSLLPVLAERDVAVVSEADRMFPETTVSRVRGGTDEAGWLDGTAAADAAGLGPEGSEGPKARLGPGV
- a CDS encoding FUSC family protein; translation: MTWLRALYATARSGLTIERRRLEPLIALRGAAGLALVVLLSLAIFGPAVAASSAFGAYQAAIASFQRSWRARPVLALLSGGTLAVSTFLGYLSGVHTALFTTLIALWAFVAGLAWAVGPTAGIIAASNVAMMLVTVTLPTSVPAAAGHAAIIACGAVIQAGLIVLFPIRRWGAQRDALADALAAEADYARRLRHDPVAPFDPEPFVRARSAAAVTRRQARRRPAELHGTRGLAERIRPVLASLADPAVGAAADGPERQRVRELLAAAASVLDTAAHAVRHGEPVVISAPALSVLEAPDNADVLTGPARRAAARLAALLRDVVETAQGEGTTTDTEPLLRPTLVRMAPVVVRTMRKELHSHDSPVLRHAIRTAVVAAVGYLIGFVLPFGHGYWVPLASVMVMRPAFAQTYGRAVARFGGTLVGVSVATTVVQLAHPGPYPSGALAVVCAGLMFLLMRTGYAASSACISAYVVFLLGMSGLGVGQTVRDRVLLTLIGGLLAMIAYAVYPAWETPRLRNRLADWLLADGRYAAAVVAQYADPAGARRTDVREAVLAARTARIAWQEALERATHEPVRHRGLSRSAAADAEQAMAQLGRAAMLMEAHLPSRSTTPVPAARDVADALLHAVERGAKDIRQRRVPHWDEVRENLAVWDGEGVPDEVVRSGVGLLLDALDELTAALDQEATRPRSGSDQTSRTGPESSGRPSPERPGEP
- a CDS encoding DUF397 domain-containing protein yields the protein MHHAYNGMASTALHGVIWQKSERSNSQGSCVEFARLPGGEVAVRNSRHPDGPALVYTPAEIAAMLHGAKAGEFDHLVAEQA